One genomic window of Panicum hallii strain FIL2 chromosome 6, PHallii_v3.1, whole genome shotgun sequence includes the following:
- the LOC112896525 gene encoding protein RAE1 translates to MASLTGLTANPNPNKSFEILPNPGDSVSSLSFSPKSNLLVATSWDNQVRCWEIVGGNSQPKVSISHDQPVLCSAWKDDGTTVFSGGCDKQVKMWPLLSGGQPQTVAMHDAPVKEIAWIPQMNLLVSGSWDKTLRYWDTRQANPVHIQQLPERCYALTVNYPLMIVGTADRNLVVFNLQNPQTEFKRIQSPLKYQTRCLAAFPDQQGFLVGSIEGRVGVHHIDDSQQSKNFTFKCHREGNDIFSVNSLNFHPVHHTFATAGSDGAFNFWDKDSKQRLKAFSRCPLPIPCSTFNSDGSIFAYAVCYDWSRGAENHNPAAAKTSIYLHSPQESEVKGKPRIATGRK, encoded by the exons ATGGCGAGTCTAACCGGCCTCACCGCGAACCCTAATCCGAACAAGTCATTCGAG ATCCTGCCCAACCCGGGTGACTCTGTCTCGAGCCTCAGCTTCAGCCCCAAGAGCAATCTGCTGGTGGCAACCTCCTGGGATAACCAG GTGAGGTGCTGGGAGATTGTTGGCGGGAACAGTCAGCCGAAGGTGTCCATATCGCATGATCAGCCT GTCCTCTGCTCGGCTTGGAAGGATGATGGAACAACTGTCTTCTCTGGAGGCTGTGACAAGCAGGTCAAAATGTGGCCTCTGCTGTCAGGTGGGCAACCTCAGACGGTTGCGATGCATGATGCGCCTGTCAAGGAGATCGCGTGGATTCCTCAAATGAATCTGCTTGTCTCTGGTAGCTGGGATAAGACTCTGAG GTACTGGGACACAAGGCAAGCAAATCCTGTGCATATCCAGCAACTTCCAGAGCGTTGCTATGCTCTTACGGTGAATTACCCCCTTATGATTGTGGGAACTGCTGATCGTAATCTCGTAGTGTTCAACTTGCAGAATCCTCAG ACGGAGTTCAAGCGTATTCAATCACCACTAAAATACCAGACACGGTGCCTTGCTGCATTCCCTGATCAACAAGGATTTCTG GTTGGTTCGATAGAAGGAAGAGTTGGTGTTCATCATATCGATGATTCACAACAAAGCAAGAATTTCACTTTCAAATGTCACAGGGAAGGAAATGATATATTCTCTGTCAATTCACTGAACTTCCACCCT GTCCATCACACATTTGCAACTGCTGGATCTGATGGTGCTTTCAACTTCTGGGATAAGGACAGCAAGCAGAGGCTCAAG GCTTTTAGTAGATGCCCTCTTCCTATTCCTTGCAGCACCTTCAACAGTGATGGTTCCATATTTGCTTATGCG GTCTGCTATGATTGGAGCCGTGGGGCAGAAAACCACAATCCTGCAGCTGCAAAGACATCCATCTACCTCCACAGTCCACAG GAATCTGAGGTCAAAGGAAAGCCGAGGATTGCAACAGGCAGGAAGTGA
- the LOC112896522 gene encoding transcription factor TGA2.3-like isoform X1, giving the protein MELYPGYLEDHFNIHKLSRLQPLAASGAHPGRYANATPAAAAAGAGAMGIYGRQRHQMAAAGVWGDPFRPDGDALAAVAAPVTAVAAPVDVDVETEVKFGNHLAQDDVVPVEDAPPSSDSFGHDDARPRDKVQRRLAQNREAARKSRLRKKAYIQNLETSRMKLAQLEQELTMARRQQGAHAAGGLLAPPVDPRVAAFEMEYARWVEDQKKQARELRAALQSGAPEFQLRFLVDAALAHYGALFEAKSRAARADAFFVLSGVWRAPAERFFLWIGGFRPSELLKVLAPQLDPLAEPQASAVRMLQNTARQLEDALSQGMNKLQQTLVDALMTVDAPDDAASGAGGGYAARQMASAVGKLDDLVSFVDQADHLRQQTLRNMNKILTVPQAARGLLALADYSQRLRALSSLWAARPREPA; this is encoded by the exons ATGGAGCTTTACCCTGGATATCTTGAAGACCATTTCAACATCCACAAACTCAG CCGCCTGCAGCCgctggcggcgagcggcgctcaTCCGGGGCGGTACGCGAACGCGacccccgccgcggcggcggccggcgcgggggccaTGGGGATCTACGGGCGCCAGCGCCACcagatggcggcggccggcgtgtgGGGGGACCCGTTCCGGCCCGACGGCGACGCGCTGGCCGCCGTCGCTGCTCCGGTGACCGCGGTGGCGGCGCCAGTGGACGTCGACGTCGAAACAGAGGTCAAGTTCGGCAACCACCTG GCGCAGGACGACGTCGTCCCGGTGGAAGATGCGCCGCCGTCGTCGGACAGCTTCGGGCACGACGACGCCAGGCCCAGAGATAAG GTTCAGAGGCGGCTGGCGCAGAACAGAGAGGCTGCTCGGAAGAGCCGGCTACGGAAGAAG GCCTACATCCAGAATCTCGAGACGAGCCGGATGAAGCTGGCGCAGCTGGAGCAGGAGCTCACCATGGCCAGGCGCCAGCAG ggcgcgcacgccgccggcgGGCTACTAGCGCCGCCCGTGGACCCGCGCGTGGCGGCGTTCGAGATGGAGTACGCGCGGTGGGTGGAGGACCAGAAGAAGCAGGCCAGAGAGCTGCGGGCGGCGCTGCAGTCGGGCGCGCCGGAGTTCCAGCTGCGCTTCCTCGTCGACGCCGCGCTGGCGCACTACGGCGCGCTGTTCGAGGCCAAGTCGCGGGCGGCCCGCGCGGACGCCTTCTTCGTGCTCTCCGGCGTGTGGCGCGCCCCAGCCGAGCGCTTCTTCCTCTGGATCGGCGGGTTCCGCCCCTCCGAGCTGCTCAAGGTCCTGGCGCCGCAGCTGGACCCGCTGGCGGAGCCGCAGGCGTCGGCGGTGCGCATGCTGCAGAACACGGCGCGGCAGCTGGAGGACGCGCTGTCGCAGGGCATGAACAAGCTGCAGCAGACGCTCGTCGACGCCCTCATGACCGTCGACGCGCCGGACGACGCCGCTTCCGGCGCCGGCGGAGGGTACGCCGCGCGGCAGATGGCCAGCGCCGTGGGCAAGCTCGACGACCTCGTCAGCTTCGTGGACCAG GCGGACCACCTCCGGCAGCAGACGCTGCGGAACATGAACAAGATCCTGACGGTGCCGCAGGCGGCGCGGGGCCTCCTGGCGCTCGCCGACTACTCCCAGCGGCTGCGCGCGCTCAGCTCGCTCTGGGCGGCGCGCCCGCGGGAGCCGGCGTAA
- the LOC112896522 gene encoding transcription factor TGA2.3-like isoform X2, with the protein MGIYGRQRHQMAAAGVWGDPFRPDGDALAAVAAPVTAVAAPVDVDVETEVKFGNHLAQDDVVPVEDAPPSSDSFGHDDARPRDKVQRRLAQNREAARKSRLRKKAYIQNLETSRMKLAQLEQELTMARRQQGAHAAGGLLAPPVDPRVAAFEMEYARWVEDQKKQARELRAALQSGAPEFQLRFLVDAALAHYGALFEAKSRAARADAFFVLSGVWRAPAERFFLWIGGFRPSELLKVLAPQLDPLAEPQASAVRMLQNTARQLEDALSQGMNKLQQTLVDALMTVDAPDDAASGAGGGYAARQMASAVGKLDDLVSFVDQADHLRQQTLRNMNKILTVPQAARGLLALADYSQRLRALSSLWAARPREPA; encoded by the exons aTGGGGATCTACGGGCGCCAGCGCCACcagatggcggcggccggcgtgtgGGGGGACCCGTTCCGGCCCGACGGCGACGCGCTGGCCGCCGTCGCTGCTCCGGTGACCGCGGTGGCGGCGCCAGTGGACGTCGACGTCGAAACAGAGGTCAAGTTCGGCAACCACCTG GCGCAGGACGACGTCGTCCCGGTGGAAGATGCGCCGCCGTCGTCGGACAGCTTCGGGCACGACGACGCCAGGCCCAGAGATAAG GTTCAGAGGCGGCTGGCGCAGAACAGAGAGGCTGCTCGGAAGAGCCGGCTACGGAAGAAG GCCTACATCCAGAATCTCGAGACGAGCCGGATGAAGCTGGCGCAGCTGGAGCAGGAGCTCACCATGGCCAGGCGCCAGCAG ggcgcgcacgccgccggcgGGCTACTAGCGCCGCCCGTGGACCCGCGCGTGGCGGCGTTCGAGATGGAGTACGCGCGGTGGGTGGAGGACCAGAAGAAGCAGGCCAGAGAGCTGCGGGCGGCGCTGCAGTCGGGCGCGCCGGAGTTCCAGCTGCGCTTCCTCGTCGACGCCGCGCTGGCGCACTACGGCGCGCTGTTCGAGGCCAAGTCGCGGGCGGCCCGCGCGGACGCCTTCTTCGTGCTCTCCGGCGTGTGGCGCGCCCCAGCCGAGCGCTTCTTCCTCTGGATCGGCGGGTTCCGCCCCTCCGAGCTGCTCAAGGTCCTGGCGCCGCAGCTGGACCCGCTGGCGGAGCCGCAGGCGTCGGCGGTGCGCATGCTGCAGAACACGGCGCGGCAGCTGGAGGACGCGCTGTCGCAGGGCATGAACAAGCTGCAGCAGACGCTCGTCGACGCCCTCATGACCGTCGACGCGCCGGACGACGCCGCTTCCGGCGCCGGCGGAGGGTACGCCGCGCGGCAGATGGCCAGCGCCGTGGGCAAGCTCGACGACCTCGTCAGCTTCGTGGACCAG GCGGACCACCTCCGGCAGCAGACGCTGCGGAACATGAACAAGATCCTGACGGTGCCGCAGGCGGCGCGGGGCCTCCTGGCGCTCGCCGACTACTCCCAGCGGCTGCGCGCGCTCAGCTCGCTCTGGGCGGCGCGCCCGCGGGAGCCGGCGTAA